CCTCCTTTTAAAGCTTTTCCTCGACAGCTCTGATCTTTCCTTCCATTGTAAGTGCTTTATCACGCCGATCATCGACTCGAATCGATGTTGATACTCGCGGCGCTCCGGCAGCAAACGGAACTTCATGCATTTGCTGAATAACTTCAAAAATCCGTTTAAGATCCCCTTCGATAATTGTTGCCATTGGCGTCAGTTGGAACTTCAGATCATTGGCTTCATGCAATACTTTATGACAGGCAGCCACATAATGACTGATGCTGGCTGAACCCGTTCCCATCGGCACTACCGTTACCTCAACAATTGCCATTATAAATACCTCCCAAACTATCAATTATTATGCCCACTTCTATACAGTTAGCACACTCGCGTTCTTGAAATTTGTTATTTTATATATTCTAGTATAGCCAGAAAAAACCCTGCCGGATAATTCCGGCAGGGAGCTTCTTACTGCTGCTTGGGGAACTTTTGCTCAACAAGCGGCCATATCTCTGGTTGTTCCTGACCTAACCGCCAGATTGCGATTCCAGCCGGTTTATATTTTGCCACAATGTCCAACTTGGCGGCTGTACTCTTATCATTTTCAAACCAAGCTTCGCCGCCTTTATATTTGAAATACGGCGCTTGTTCTTTATCATCATACATTACTTTGGCGTCCTTTTTATGGGCTAAGACAATAGCATCCGCGTACTTGAGCGTCTCAGCTTCTTTTCCTTTTTCGGCCGGCCAATTATATCCATATGTGCTGATACCGGCGATTACCTTATTTGCACCTACCTGCTCAATAGCGTATTTTAAATTGGCCTCATACCAGCTAATCGGTGCTATAGCTCCCGGCTTAGAGGCTGCCCAGTGGCGATCGTAAAGCCTTACTTGAATAAAATCAGCATTTTTAGCCAGCTCATTGTAATTATAAGCGGCATACACACTCTCATGCACATCGGTTTTTGGGGAAACTGAGACAATTACCGT
This Veillonellaceae bacterium DNA region includes the following protein-coding sequences:
- a CDS encoding MTH1187 family thiamine-binding protein, translated to MAIVEVTVVPMGTGSASISHYVAACHKVLHEANDLKFQLTPMATIIEGDLKRIFEVIQQMHEVPFAAGAPRVSTSIRVDDRRDKALTMEGKIRAVEEKL